Part of the Myxococcus xanthus genome is shown below.
CGCCGAAGTAGTTGGGCACGCCCTGCGCCACCAACCGGGAGAACGTCTCCCGCGCCGCGCCGGAATCCTTCACGTCGCGCAGGCGCAGGCGGAAGCGGTTGCCCCGCAGGTGCCCGGTGCGGAGCTTGTTGCCGTGGCGCTTCGTCCACAGCACCTGGACGCCGTCCAAGGCGAACTCCGGCACCTTCGGCTCGGCGCGCGCGGGCACGGACACCAACTGCCGGGTGATGGCGTGCCGGTCCTTCATCCCCGCCACGCCAATGTCATCCTCGGACACGCCCAGTGACGCGGCCAGCGCGCGCACCAGCTCGCGCGTGTCACGGCCCCGCTTCTCCACCCAGAGGTAGAGGTGCTCGCCCTCGCCGGAAGGCAGGTAGGCGGGAACCTCCTCGACCTCGAAGTCCTCGGGAACCAGCTTGAAGGCGCCCCCACAGCCGGGCACCTCCGCCGTCAGGCGCGGCCAACCAGAATCCGTCACGATACCTCGAGCGTGGACAGCAGTTCCTTCACGCGGCGGGCCAGGTCCTCGTCCGCGCGTGACTCCAGCAACTCACCGGCCTGGAAGAGCAGGAAGAACATCATGTCGCTGAGCGCCTGCCTGAAGGTCGCCAGGGGCTCACTGCCCAACTGCGCGCGGTGGCGCTCGAAGCTCTCGATGAGCTTGTTCTCCGGGAGGCTGCCATCCGGAGCGAAGGCCAGCCCTTCCAGCACCGGCGACGACGACAGGCCCTGACCGGAGAGGGCCGCGTTGGCCGCGGCGATGAACTCGCGATCCATGCCCTGCTTGGCCACCTCGTCGCGAATCTCCCGGAAGATGAAGTTGAAGACGCGGGCCACCGGGCGCGGATCCACCGTCACCACCGGGCGCGCGGGCGCGCGGGCCGGAGCCTGCGCCGTGCGTTCGGACGGCTGGGGAATCGGCGTCGGGACGCCCGGGCCAGGAACCATCAGCGGCTTGTCCGTCACCGAGGCGAAGCCGCCCTCCAGCAGGCGGAAGACCACCTTGGTGACGTCGAACTCCGACAGGCGCGCGGCGTGCCCCAGCTCCAGAATCGTGCGTCGGCCGTCGAGCAGGCCCAGCACCCGGTCCTCGTCCTCCTCCAGCTTGCCGTCCGAGGCGCGCTTGCGCGTCACATACAGCCGGCCGTGGGAGATGCGCTTCCGGAAGTGCGCCATCTCGTCAATCTTCCGGATGCTGTCCATCAGCAGGCTCTGCGTGGACAGTTGGATGATGTGACCGGACTTGTCCTCCACCGGCTGGTCGATGAGGAAGAAGGTCCCCTCCCGGCACAGGACGATGGCGTGGAAGATTTCGCTCACCTGGTGGGTGACGCACTTGAAGAGGTCGTGCGACTTGAGCAGCCCCTTCTCCACCAGCGAGCGCCCCACCTTGGAGGGCGGTTGCTCACGCAGCGCCGCCTCCACCTGGGCGCGCTCCACGTAGCCCATCCGCACCAGCACCTCGCCCAGCCGGTCGGCTGGGTCGTCGGAGGAGGCGCCGCGCACCTCACCCTCGCGCAGGGTGACGGAGCGCTCTCCGCCCGGCGAGTGCACGCGCACCACGCCGCTCCAGCGCGACTGGCTGAGGAAGGCGATGAGGTCCGACAGCGGGAAGCCGCCCGCGTCCCCCGCAAGCACCACGCGCGGCAGCGGAATGGAGCCGCCCTCCGCGGGCGTACGGGAGAACACCAGCAGGTCGGGCGCCGTCGCCATCAGCGCGTACGTTCCCGAGCGCCCCGCCAGCGGTGAAGGCACATGCCGGTCCTCGGGGACGAGCTGCGCCGACGCGTCGATGCGGAAGCGGGGTGTCATGGCGGCGTCAGTCAGCCGCCCAGGCGTTCTTGTTGGCGGACCACTCCAGCTCGTCTTCCAGGCTGTGCGACAGCATCTCCGCCTCCACGAAGGACAGGTCCAGCGCACGTCCGTTGAAGTACACGGAGGGCGTGCCGCTGATGCCCGCCGCACGCCCCTGGCTGCGGTAGCCGTCCAGCTCTTCCTTATACGCGTCCGTCTTCAGCAGCGCCGCCAGCTTCGCGCCATCCAGGCCCAGCGACGTCGCCAGGGCGGCAATCGCATCGGGCTTGAGGTTGGACTGGTGCTCGAAGAGGGCGTCGTGCATCTGCCAGAACTTGCCCTGATCCCTCGCCCACAGCGCCGCCTGGGCGGCCGGCTTCGCGTTGGCGTGCATGGACAGGGGGAACGGCAGGTAGCAGAAGCGCACCTGCTGCGCGTGCTTCTTGGCGAAGGCCTCCAACACCGGGCGAGCCTTGGCGCAATACGGGCACTCGAAGTCGGAGAACTCCACCACCGTCACCGGCGCGCCGGCCGGGCCCATGCACATCCGGTCATCCACCTTGAACTGCGCCCGCGGGTCGCGGAAGGCGGAGTAGTACGTCGACAGGGAGAGGATGACCTCGGTGGCCGGGCTGCCCTCGGACACCCTCCGCGCGGCCAGCTGCGCCATGCGCCGGGCGTGCTTGCAGGGAGTGTGCGACTTCAGACAGGCGCCCAACGTGTGGGGGCAGCCGCAGTAGCAGAACTCGTCATTGAAGACGGTGGCCAGCTCCCGCTTCGCCGTGGGCGACAGCGAGGAGAAGTCCATGCCCGGGATGCCCGACACGGCGGTGGCCGGGTCCACGGGCGCGGCGGCGGGCTCGGCCGGGGCCGGAGCGGCGGAAGCTTGCGGGGCGGGCGACGCCGACTGCCCCCCCGTCGGGGCCGCGCTCTCGGGGTTCTTGCACCCTGGGGCCGTCAGGACCGCGACGGCCAGCAGGGGAACGACACGCTTCCAGCAGAAAAGGAGCACGCGGCGGGTCTTAGCGACGCGCGGGGGGCTTGTAAAGCAACGCCAGCCTTGGCAGGGAAGCGCCTGTTCATCATGCCCAGAGTCCTGCTGCTGCATACCGGGGGTACGCTCGGAATGGCCGGGGGGCGCCCGTCCGCCCTGAAGCCCGCGGCCTTCTTCAAGACGCTCAAGGCCCGCGTGCCGGAGCTGTTCGAGCTGGCCGACATCGAGTTGGAGCTGTTCAGCAACCTGGACAGCTCGGAGATGCAGCCGGAGCTCTGGAGCCGGATGGCCGCGCACCTCCACGCGCGCCTGCCCCACTTCGACGGGGCCGTGGTGACCCATGGCACGGACACGCTCGCCTACACCGCGAGCGCCCTCTCCTTCATGTTGCGCAACCCGCCCTGCCCCGTGGTGTTGACGGGTTCGCAGCGGCCGTTGGGCAAGATTCGCTCAGACGCGCGGCTCAACCTCATCGACGCGGTGCTGTCCGCGCTGCACGGGCCCCGCGAGGTCACCATCTGCTTCGACTCGCGCCTGTACCGAGGCAACCGGGCGCGCAAGGTGAAGGTGTCCGAGTACGACGCCTTCGACAGCCCCAACTTCCCCGTGCTGGGCACCCTGGGCGTGGACACCACCTTCGAGCCGGGCCTCAAGTCCCGCGGGGCCTTCCGCCTCTACGAGCGGTTGGACGCCAAGGTCTTCCTCCTCAAGGTGTACCCGGGGCTGGACCCCGCGCTGCCGCTCCAGTTGCTACCGCACGTCCGGGGACTGGTGCTGGAGGCCTACGGGGCAGGTAACTTCCCCATCGCCCCGGAACTGGGGCGCTCGCTGACGCCCCTCTTCCTCCAGGCGCGCGAGCGGGGCGTCCCCGTGGTGGTGGTGAGCCAGGCGCACCGGAATGGCGTGGACCTTTCCTTGTATGAGTCCGGAGCGGCGGCACTGGAGGCCGGGGCGATGGGCGGCGCGGACATGACGCCGTCGGCGGCCCTGGTGAAGCTGATGCAGGGGCTGGCCTACCACTCCGGCTCGTCTGGGGCCCTGGCGCGCTACATCCAGACCCCGGTGGCCGGAGAATTGACCGTCGGAAGGCCGACAGTCGCTCCGGAGGCCCCCGCCGGCCCCCCCGCCACTCGGCGGCCCCGAGGAGAGTAGTGGAGAGTCGGGCAGTATGCTTGCCGCCGCGAAAAGGCGGCCCGTAAGATGGGTGCCGCGATGTCCGAGGAGAAAACTTCCGTCCATTCGATTTCGGACCTGCTGGGCAGTGCCCAGCAGCAGAGCGCCTATCTGATCGTCATCAGCGCCAAGTCCGCGGCGGGCATCGGGCGCATGTTCAAGCTGGACCGCTCCGAGGTCGTCCTGGGGCGCAGCTCCGAGGCGCAGTTCCAGGTCGAGGATGACGGCATCTCCCGCAAGCACGCCAAGGTGGTGGCGCTGGGAGACGGCCGGTTCCAGTTGGTGGACCTGGCCAGCACGAACGGGACGTACCTCAACGGCCTGAAGGTCAACGCCGCCCCGCTCTACGACGGCGACAAGATCCAGATCGGCTCCAACACCGTCCTCAAGTTCTCCATCCAGGACGCGCTGGAGGAGCAGTACCAGCGCAGCATCTATGAGTCCGCCACGCGTGACGGCCTCACCCGCGTCTACAACAAGAAGTACTTCCTGGAGACGGTGCGCAAGGAGTTCAGCTACTGCCTGCGCCACCGGGTGCCGCTGTCGCTGGTCCTCTTCGACGTGGACCACTTCAAGAAGATCAACGACGCGTATGGCCACCCGGCCGGTGACTACGTGCTGACGCGCATCGCCCAGCGGGTGAGCGACACGGTGCGCACCGAGGACCTGCTCGCGCGCTACGGCGGCGAGGAGTTCGCGCTGA
Proteins encoded:
- a CDS encoding DUF4388 domain-containing protein, with product MTPRFRIDASAQLVPEDRHVPSPLAGRSGTYALMATAPDLLVFSRTPAEGGSIPLPRVVLAGDAGGFPLSDLIAFLSQSRWSGVVRVHSPGGERSVTLREGEVRGASSDDPADRLGEVLVRMGYVERAQVEAALREQPPSKVGRSLVEKGLLKSHDLFKCVTHQVSEIFHAIVLCREGTFFLIDQPVEDKSGHIIQLSTQSLLMDSIRKIDEMAHFRKRISHGRLYVTRKRASDGKLEEDEDRVLGLLDGRRTILELGHAARLSEFDVTKVVFRLLEGGFASVTDKPLMVPGPGVPTPIPQPSERTAQAPARAPARPVVTVDPRPVARVFNFIFREIRDEVAKQGMDREFIAAANAALSGQGLSSSPVLEGLAFAPDGSLPENKLIESFERHRAQLGSEPLATFRQALSDMMFFLLFQAGELLESRADEDLARRVKELLSTLEVS
- a CDS encoding DsbA family protein gives rise to the protein MLLFCWKRVVPLLAVAVLTAPGCKNPESAAPTGGQSASPAPQASAAPAPAEPAAAPVDPATAVSGIPGMDFSSLSPTAKRELATVFNDEFCYCGCPHTLGACLKSHTPCKHARRMAQLAARRVSEGSPATEVILSLSTYYSAFRDPRAQFKVDDRMCMGPAGAPVTVVEFSDFECPYCAKARPVLEAFAKKHAQQVRFCYLPFPLSMHANAKPAAQAALWARDQGKFWQMHDALFEHQSNLKPDAIAALATSLGLDGAKLAALLKTDAYKEELDGYRSQGRAAGISGTPSVYFNGRALDLSFVEAEMLSHSLEDELEWSANKNAWAAD
- a CDS encoding asparaginase, which translates into the protein MPRVLLLHTGGTLGMAGGRPSALKPAAFFKTLKARVPELFELADIELELFSNLDSSEMQPELWSRMAAHLHARLPHFDGAVVTHGTDTLAYTASALSFMLRNPPCPVVLTGSQRPLGKIRSDARLNLIDAVLSALHGPREVTICFDSRLYRGNRARKVKVSEYDAFDSPNFPVLGTLGVDTTFEPGLKSRGAFRLYERLDAKVFLLKVYPGLDPALPLQLLPHVRGLVLEAYGAGNFPIAPELGRSLTPLFLQARERGVPVVVVSQAHRNGVDLSLYESGAAALEAGAMGGADMTPSAALVKLMQGLAYHSGSSGALARYIQTPVAGELTVGRPTVAPEAPAGPPATRRPRGE
- a CDS encoding GGDEF domain-containing protein, yielding MSEEKTSVHSISDLLGSAQQQSAYLIVISAKSAAGIGRMFKLDRSEVVLGRSSEAQFQVEDDGISRKHAKVVALGDGRFQLVDLASTNGTYLNGLKVNAAPLYDGDKIQIGSNTVLKFSIQDALEEQYQRSIYESATRDGLTRVYNKKYFLETVRKEFSYCLRHRVPLSLVLFDVDHFKKINDAYGHPAGDYVLTRIAQRVSDTVRTEDLLARYGGEEFALMLRESAEDQALACAERCRYAVDKADFVFSGTPIKVTISLGVATLLDSDFSQPEDLIAAADKYLYRAKRAGRNRVDAKAISGL